A section of the Candidatus Omnitrophota bacterium genome encodes:
- the mrdA gene encoding penicillin-binding protein 2, translating into MRFKIFYISILIAFISVASRLFFLQIIQGNYYRLQSARNTIRVIPEKAIRGKILDRNGVILAQDRLALDVAIIPQDLKDMRTVFSELSKIFAIKEEELEARFRGNISTPFAPVVVLGDIDKEKALIVAEKTNKFPGVIIESRPTRVYPYKYVASHILGYMGMPEVVKESLGDYGFTAVNQVGISGIEKYLERFLRGENGGMQIEVDNRGRQTSLLGLRVPKKGVDIRLTIDIRVQEILDDLFSENKGAAILIHPFNGEILAMVSSPAFDPNVFVEKEHNKLRLRYLLDKDASLFNRATLGQYPAGSVFKIITALAALTNNAINTDTRFFCPGGKLIGRREFKCWSRHGEEDLKDAIVHSCNVYFYNAAILLGAQRLSEYAKIFNLGRPTGIDLPMEESGFVPSPSLRREIYHQGWYKGDTANLAIGQGGLLVTPIQIASMISVIANSGQLLKPHLVAEVGGKKVIYEAPSKVNIESNYLSFLRGALRSVVEDSSGTAHMLQMYDMEISAKTGTAQAGAGRKHGWVVGFLPFDKPEVAFVIFLEDSQGSSSANALAIKLFRRLYKEKLLVFKQDK; encoded by the coding sequence ATGCGTTTCAAGATTTTTTATATCTCAATCCTGATAGCCTTTATATCTGTAGCTTCGCGTCTTTTCTTTCTGCAGATTATACAGGGTAATTATTATCGCCTCCAGAGTGCGCGCAATACAATCAGGGTGATTCCCGAGAAAGCGATTCGTGGCAAAATCCTCGACAGAAATGGCGTCATCTTAGCGCAAGATCGACTTGCACTTGACGTGGCCATTATTCCTCAGGATTTGAAAGATATGCGCACAGTCTTTAGTGAGCTTTCAAAGATCTTTGCTATAAAAGAAGAGGAGCTAGAGGCAAGATTTAGAGGAAACATTAGCACTCCATTTGCGCCAGTAGTTGTACTCGGAGATATCGATAAGGAAAAGGCGTTAATAGTTGCTGAGAAGACAAATAAATTTCCCGGGGTAATAATAGAGTCTAGACCAACGCGGGTCTATCCCTATAAATACGTAGCTTCTCATATATTAGGTTATATGGGTATGCCCGAGGTGGTCAAGGAGAGTCTGGGGGATTATGGTTTTACTGCTGTCAATCAGGTAGGGATAAGCGGCATTGAGAAGTATCTAGAGAGATTCTTACGCGGTGAAAATGGAGGTATGCAGATTGAGGTTGACAATCGGGGCAGACAAACCAGCTTGCTTGGTTTGCGAGTTCCCAAAAAAGGCGTTGATATAAGATTGACAATTGATATCAGGGTACAGGAGATCCTGGATGATTTGTTTAGCGAAAATAAGGGAGCAGCAATTTTAATACATCCGTTTAATGGTGAAATATTAGCCATGGTTAGCTCTCCCGCATTTGATCCTAATGTTTTTGTGGAAAAAGAACACAACAAATTGCGCTTGAGATATCTTCTTGATAAGGATGCGTCTCTTTTTAACCGTGCAACGCTAGGTCAGTATCCTGCTGGTTCGGTATTTAAGATAATTACTGCCTTGGCAGCCCTTACTAATAACGCGATTAATACTGATACGCGTTTCTTTTGTCCAGGAGGGAAACTCATTGGCAGGCGAGAATTTAAATGCTGGTCAAGACATGGAGAAGAGGATTTAAAAGATGCGATTGTTCATTCTTGCAACGTGTATTTTTATAATGCGGCTATACTGCTGGGTGCCCAGAGGCTAAGCGAGTACGCAAAGATATTTAATTTAGGAAGACCTACGGGTATTGATTTACCTATGGAGGAGTCAGGATTTGTTCCTTCTCCATCCTTGCGTAGAGAGATCTATCATCAAGGCTGGTATAAAGGTGACACTGCTAATCTTGCGATTGGTCAGGGAGGTTTGCTGGTTACGCCGATTCAGATTGCATCAATGATTAGCGTTATTGCTAATTCAGGTCAGCTATTAAAACCGCATTTGGTTGCTGAGGTCGGCGGCAAGAAGGTAATATACGAAGCTCCTTCAAAGGTTAATATTGAATCTAATTATCTATCTTTCCTAAGAGGAGCCTTGCGCAGCGTAGTTGAGGATTCTAGCGGCACCGCCCATATGCTCCAGATGTACGATATGGAGATTAGTGCTAAAACTGGCACTGCCCAGGCAGGGGCAGGTCGCAAACATGGATGGGTTGTCGGATTTCTTCCCTTTGATAAACCAGAGGTAGCATTTGTTATATTTTTAGAGGATTCGCAAGGCAGTTCCTCTGCGAATGCCTTAGCGATAAAGTTATTTAGACGCCTGTATAAAGAAAAGTTACTAGTTTTTAAACAAGACAAATAA
- the mreD gene encoding rod shape-determining protein MreD, which produces MINFILSIASLILLHLQVLYPAGLLLFGAKPDFLLILIIFLSLYSKNERTFFWAALLGGLKDLLSADLFGVSILSFALISMIMAKVEARFFFRNRFKTLFIFVFCISFLNGLLSYMLHIFFSTGIYPIFAGFKISILQAILTACWSIPLISLLKKCVSRFFISQS; this is translated from the coding sequence ATGATCAATTTTATCCTTAGTATCGCAAGTTTAATATTGCTTCATCTACAGGTTCTATATCCTGCTGGCCTTTTATTATTTGGTGCAAAACCAGATTTTCTGCTCATCCTCATTATATTTTTAAGCCTCTATAGTAAGAACGAGCGTACTTTTTTTTGGGCCGCACTTTTAGGAGGCTTGAAGGATCTTTTATCAGCTGATCTATTTGGAGTAAGCATTTTGAGTTTTGCGCTAATAAGTATGATTATGGCTAAAGTCGAAGCAAGATTTTTCTTTCGGAATAGATTTAAGACCTTATTTATTTTTGTATTTTGTATTTCTTTTCTGAACGGATTACTTTCTTATATGCTGCATATATTTTTTAGTACTGGAATCTATCCCATCTTTGCTGGTTTTAAGATCTCAATTTTGCAGGCGATATTAACCGCATGTTGGTCAATACCTCTAATTTCCTTGTTAAAAAAATGCGTTTCAAGATTTTTTATATCTCAATCCTGA
- the rodA gene encoding rod shape-determining protein RodA — MTREFDWTLLGVAFAISIIGVISIYSATHYTGGASLTLPTQMQSNIWIKQLIWMLLGVILAVLVSNINYHRFWDFAWLFYIASIILLVLVLFRGAERSGAKRWLEFGYLSFQPVELVKISIIIILARYFTKQISYHFSQNLYHSNPLILLRTAFIPLGLVLCPFFLIILQPDLGSSVVLFPILFAVLFCTHVSRKFLITLISLGLASLPFLWQILKDYQKQRLLVFLNPDLDPLGAGYTIAQSKIAIGSGKLLGKGWLSGTQNQLNFLPERHTDFIFSIIAEEWGFFGSMLILSLFFLLVWRIIKVILKTNDIFGRIICIGIVALLSFQILVNIAMSSGMMPVVGLPLPFISYGGSSLLLSYLCIGIVLNISKQRIIF, encoded by the coding sequence ATGACTAGAGAATTTGACTGGACGCTATTAGGAGTGGCTTTTGCAATAAGTATTATTGGGGTTATCTCCATTTATAGCGCAACACATTATACAGGAGGAGCTAGTCTAACTCTGCCAACGCAGATGCAAAGTAACATCTGGATTAAGCAGTTAATTTGGATGTTGCTTGGCGTAATCCTTGCAGTGTTGGTTTCTAATATCAATTATCATCGCTTCTGGGATTTTGCCTGGCTTTTTTATATTGCTAGCATTATTTTGCTAGTTTTAGTTCTTTTTCGTGGCGCTGAAAGATCAGGCGCCAAGCGTTGGCTTGAATTTGGATATCTATCATTTCAACCAGTTGAATTAGTGAAGATTTCGATAATAATTATTCTTGCACGCTATTTTACCAAGCAGATATCTTATCATTTTTCACAAAATCTTTATCATTCAAACCCCCTTATTTTATTAAGGACAGCATTTATTCCTTTGGGTCTTGTGCTTTGTCCATTTTTTCTCATCATCCTGCAGCCGGATTTAGGATCAAGCGTAGTATTGTTTCCAATTTTATTTGCTGTACTTTTTTGTACTCATGTTTCTAGAAAGTTTCTCATTACTTTGATTAGCCTAGGCCTGGCATCTTTGCCTTTCCTTTGGCAAATCTTGAAAGATTATCAAAAGCAGAGATTATTAGTTTTTTTGAATCCTGATCTTGATCCTCTGGGTGCAGGCTATACTATTGCTCAATCTAAGATAGCAATTGGTTCAGGTAAATTGTTAGGTAAAGGATGGCTCTCGGGTACTCAGAACCAACTCAATTTTTTACCTGAACGCCACACAGATTTTATTTTTTCCATTATCGCAGAAGAATGGGGTTTTTTTGGTTCAATGCTCATCCTTTCACTTTTCTTTCTGTTGGTTTGGCGGATTATAAAAGTTATCTTAAAGACAAATGATATCTTTGGCCGTATTATATGCATTGGCATTGTTGCTCTTCTTTCATTTCAAATTTTGGTTAATATTGCTATGAGCAGCGGAATGATGCCGGTGGTAGGTCTGCCATTGCCCTTTATTAGTTATGGAGGTTCATCTTTATTACTTTCATATCTATGCATTGGTATAGTATTGAATATTTCTAAGCAACGCATAATCTTTTAA
- a CDS encoding TraR/DksA family transcriptional regulator — protein sequence MKRKLLRKDLKNFKNLIIKRKEEILEELRHIRDDTLRQSQRDAAGDISAYTLHMADIATDSYDREFSLGIASNERKILYEIDDSLKRIEEGTFGICECCDKPIAKTRLKVLPYTRLCRKCQEKLEKK from the coding sequence GTGAAAAGGAAGTTATTGAGGAAGGATTTGAAAAATTTCAAGAATTTAATAATAAAAAGAAAAGAAGAGATCCTTGAGGAATTAAGACACATAAGAGATGACACCTTGCGTCAGTCTCAGCGTGATGCTGCCGGAGATATAAGCGCCTATACCCTACATATGGCAGATATTGCTACTGATAGTTATGATCGTGAATTTTCTTTAGGTATCGCCTCCAACGAACGGAAGATACTTTATGAAATAGATGACTCTTTAAAACGAATAGAAGAGGGAACATTTGGCATATGTGAATGCTGTGATAAGCCGATTGCGAAAACAAGGCTCAAGGTCCTACCCTATACGCGACTGTGCAGAAAGTGTCAGGAAAAACTAGAGAAAAAATAA
- the mreC gene encoding rod shape-determining protein MreC, whose product MIRIKKFIPLITFFFFLFIILSFSHLSSGFNLAFDFLKLPLKIFLYPGNIIKEILLLQETYDENSRLKQENAILNYKMSRILNMKHENIRLEELLGLKSQSSFNLVAATVIARDPDNWTSTLIIDKGQEANIREDSVVIGQKGLVGIVSDIGLTTSRIVLINDPNFNCAALLRDSRVHGLLSGSIFGGCRLRFLSQEDDVAIGDVVITSGLTLEVSSSLFPKGIVIGKVKFIAEESSGLGKYCLVETIERLEKLEEVLVIIP is encoded by the coding sequence GTGATAAGAATAAAAAAATTCATTCCTTTAATTACTTTTTTCTTTTTCCTTTTTATAATTCTTTCCTTTTCGCATCTTTCTTCCGGATTTAATCTTGCATTTGATTTTTTGAAATTACCGCTTAAGATTTTCCTCTACCCCGGAAATATTATCAAAGAAATCCTCTTGCTGCAGGAGACCTATGATGAAAACTCACGCCTGAAACAAGAAAACGCCATTCTTAATTATAAAATGTCCCGTATCTTGAATATGAAACATGAAAATATTCGCCTAGAGGAACTCTTGGGACTAAAGAGTCAATCAAGTTTTAATCTTGTTGCAGCCACTGTAATTGCTCGCGACCCGGATAACTGGACTTCAACACTTATTATCGACAAGGGTCAGGAGGCGAACATAAGAGAGGACTCTGTTGTTATAGGCCAAAAAGGCCTGGTGGGGATAGTAAGTGATATAGGCCTGACGACATCTAGAATAGTTCTGATCAACGATCCTAATTTTAATTGCGCAGCGCTGTTACGAGACTCACGAGTGCATGGCCTGCTATCTGGTTCGATCTTTGGCGGATGTCGACTGCGTTTTCTTTCTCAGGAAGATGATGTAGCTATTGGCGATGTTGTAATCACAAGCGGCTTGACACTTGAGGTAAGTAGCAGCCTTTTTCCAAAAGGGATTGTAATTGGCAAGGTAAAGTTCATAGCTGAAGAGTCTTCCGGACTTGGTAAATATTGCTTGGTTGAGACCATTGAAAGATTAGAGAAATTGGAAGAGGTATTGGTAATTATTCCTTAA
- the aroA gene encoding 3-phosphoshikimate 1-carboxyvinyltransferase, with translation MRKISPASSLSGSLTLGGDKSISHRAIILSSISASHVRIKNFYPSQDCLYTLRAMRSLGVEIRQLKKGLLDISGVGLGGLSASGSIFLGDSGTTYRLLAGLLSGLRCSISLKAGKSLSKRPMRRIIVPLTKMGAVIKGRQGKKFESYPPLNIKGGNLKGIIYKLPVASAQVKSAILLAGLNAKGKTCINEKVSSRDHTERMLKTFGVSVSVKAGNIRLQPPKKELKGPPQITIPGDFSSAAFFIVAALLLNGSRLTIKGVGVNPTRTGLLKVLRRMKANIKVIPLAKNRPDLEPIAEVIIRSSALKATKVSPKEIPSLIDEIPILMVAASFANGTTRIPAVDELRVKETDRIFSMLYNLKRMGVNIRIKKESGKETIYIKGLKRLKAVRLRSFSDHRSAMALVVAACCAEGVSFLDDTSCIRKSFPDFFKALESVKVT, from the coding sequence ATGAGGAAAATCAGTCCTGCGAGTTCCCTATCCGGCAGCCTGACCTTAGGCGGCGACAAATCGATTTCTCACCGGGCAATAATTTTAAGCTCTATCAGCGCCTCGCATGTTAGGATAAAAAATTTTTATCCATCTCAAGATTGCCTTTATACCCTGAGGGCCATGCGTAGCTTAGGCGTAGAGATTCGCCAGCTAAAAAAAGGACTATTGGATATATCAGGCGTGGGTTTAGGTGGGTTATCTGCCTCTGGGAGTATTTTTTTAGGTGATTCCGGCACAACCTATAGGTTGTTAGCAGGATTGCTATCTGGCCTGAGATGCTCAATTAGTTTGAAGGCGGGAAAAAGCCTTTCTAAAAGACCGATGCGAAGAATCATTGTCCCCTTAACAAAGATGGGGGCAGTTATTAAAGGCCGGCAAGGGAAAAAATTTGAAAGTTATCCTCCTTTAAATATTAAAGGTGGCAATTTGAAAGGGATTATTTATAAACTGCCAGTAGCAAGTGCCCAGGTAAAATCTGCGATTCTTCTGGCTGGCTTAAATGCTAAGGGTAAGACTTGTATAAATGAAAAGGTCAGCTCGCGTGATCACACTGAAAGAATGCTAAAGACCTTTGGTGTTTCTGTTTCTGTTAAGGCAGGCAACATTAGGTTGCAGCCTCCCAAAAAAGAACTAAAAGGGCCGCCTCAGATCACGATCCCGGGTGATTTTTCTTCTGCGGCATTTTTTATTGTAGCTGCACTCCTGCTAAACGGCTCAAGGCTTACTATAAAAGGCGTAGGCGTGAATCCTACGCGTACGGGTTTGTTGAAGGTATTAAGAAGGATGAAGGCAAATATTAAAGTCATTCCGCTTGCTAAAAATAGGCCAGATCTTGAGCCTATAGCTGAGGTAATTATAAGGAGTTCAGCATTGAAGGCGACCAAGGTGAGCCCAAAAGAGATTCCTTCTTTGATTGATGAGATACCAATCCTTATGGTAGCGGCAAGCTTTGCAAATGGCACTACTAGAATTCCTGCTGTAGATGAATTAAGAGTCAAAGAGACTGATAGGATTTTCTCAATGCTTTATAATCTGAAGCGAATGGGTGTTAATATCAGGATTAAGAAAGAATCAGGCAAAGAGACCATCTACATCAAAGGCCTTAAGCGATTAAAGGCTGTCAGGCTCAGGAGCTTTTCAGATCATCGTAGCGCAATGGCCTTGGTTGTTGCTGCTTGCTGCGCAGAAGGAGTGAGTTTCTTAGATGATACTTCTTGCATCCGCAAGTCCTTTCCTGATTTTTTTAAAGCGTTGGAGTCAGTCAAAGTTACTTAA
- a CDS encoding rod shape-determining protein encodes MKKIWPLVKQIWRLVFNYVRSLFSNDMGIDLGTATTLVYVKNEGVVLCEPSVVAIEKGTSHVLAVGEEAKRMLGRTPGNIVAVRPMRDGVISDFEVTEAMLRYFIRKVQSRRVLFGPRLIVAIPSGITEVEKRAVRDSAVRAGAREIFLIEEPMAAAIGVGLPIQEPTANMIVDIGGGTTEIAIISLAGIVFSKSIRIGGDEMDQAIIEYIKKNYNLLIGERTSEDIKIKIGSAYPLEEELSLEVRGRDLVAGLPKMINITSEEVRDALKEPVRAILDVVKISLERIPPELAADLIEKGIMLAGGGALLRGIDSLIAEEMGLVVHIADDPMTAVALGTGKALSEIKYLRRVMVSVKSEL; translated from the coding sequence ATGAAAAAGATTTGGCCACTAGTAAAACAGATTTGGCGGCTCGTTTTTAATTATGTGCGTAGTCTATTCTCAAATGATATGGGTATAGATTTAGGCACAGCGACCACGCTCGTTTACGTTAAGAATGAGGGTGTTGTTTTATGTGAACCTTCAGTCGTTGCCATAGAAAAAGGGACTTCTCATGTTTTGGCAGTAGGCGAGGAGGCCAAGCGAATGCTAGGCAGAACTCCTGGCAATATTGTTGCTGTGCGGCCAATGAGAGATGGCGTTATCTCTGATTTTGAGGTCACAGAGGCGATGCTTAGATACTTTATCCGCAAGGTTCAGAGTAGAAGGGTATTATTTGGGCCGCGGCTTATTGTAGCTATTCCTTCTGGGATTACTGAGGTAGAAAAGCGGGCTGTGAGGGATTCTGCTGTGAGGGCGGGCGCCAGAGAGATATTCCTAATTGAAGAGCCTATGGCAGCAGCAATTGGAGTGGGATTACCAATCCAGGAGCCTACGGCCAATATGATTGTTGATATTGGCGGAGGCACAACAGAGATAGCCATTATCTCTTTAGCCGGTATTGTTTTTTCTAAATCCATTCGTATCGGCGGAGATGAAATGGATCAGGCAATTATCGAATATATAAAGAAAAATTATAATTTATTGATTGGTGAACGCACTTCCGAAGATATAAAGATAAAGATAGGTTCTGCCTATCCTTTAGAAGAGGAGCTTTCATTAGAAGTAAGAGGAAGAGACTTGGTAGCTGGTTTACCAAAGATGATTAATATAACCAGCGAAGAGGTCAGGGATGCATTAAAAGAGCCAGTACGCGCCATTCTTGATGTTGTCAAAATTAGCTTAGAGCGTATACCCCCCGAATTAGCCGCAGACTTGATAGAAAAAGGAATTATGCTTGCTGGCGGAGGTGCATTGTTACGGGGAATAGATAGCCTAATTGCTGAGGAGATGGGCTTGGTTGTTCATATTGCTGATGATCCTATGACCGCTGTTGCCTTAGGCACAGGCAAGGCATTGAGCGAGATTAAATACCTAAGGCGCGTTATGGTTAGTGTTAAATCAGAGCTTTAG
- the lgt gene encoding prolipoprotein diacylglyceryl transferase, producing the protein MYPVICRIGPFTLYSYGLMFAFASLVCLFFVVKEGKTKGIQSTIFFDIFFWTLISAIVGARLLYILTNLNLYLAEPKEILNIHHGGQSWFGGFVFGMLAAIIFIRRKGLSFFYIADIFAPYLALAQGIGRIGCFLNGCCYGRLSNSIFAIESFSHSGARHPTQLYAFFNLILIFVLLSAYKKRRKEIIPGEVFCLYLILYGINRFIVEFFRADTISTPILTLSLFQIFSIIWILSAVIAYLILKTKHYNGKARV; encoded by the coding sequence ATGTATCCAGTCATTTGTAGAATAGGCCCATTTACTTTGTATTCTTATGGCTTGATGTTTGCCTTTGCCTCTTTAGTATGTCTTTTCTTCGTAGTCAAAGAAGGTAAGACAAAAGGTATCCAGAGTACTATATTTTTTGATATTTTCTTCTGGACGCTTATAAGCGCAATAGTGGGCGCGCGCCTTCTTTATATCCTGACAAATCTCAATCTTTATCTAGCAGAGCCTAAGGAAATCTTGAATATACACCATGGCGGCCAATCATGGTTTGGCGGTTTTGTCTTTGGCATGTTAGCTGCCATAATTTTTATCAGAAGAAAAGGACTATCCTTTTTTTATATTGCAGATATCTTTGCGCCTTATCTTGCCTTGGCTCAAGGTATTGGTAGAATAGGTTGTTTTCTAAACGGCTGTTGTTATGGAAGGTTGAGTAATTCAATCTTTGCAATAGAATCCTTCTCGCATTCCGGCGCCAGACATCCTACGCAACTATATGCCTTTTTTAACCTGATATTAATTTTTGTTCTTTTATCCGCCTATAAAAAAAGGCGAAAAGAGATCATCCCTGGTGAGGTCTTCTGTCTATATCTCATCCTTTATGGTATCAATCGCTTCATAGTTGAGTTTTTCCGCGCTGATACCATTTCTACGCCCATCCTTACTTTAAGTCTTTTTCAGATATTTTCAATTATATGGATACTCAGCGCAGTTATTGCCTACTTAATTTTAAAAACAAAACATTATAATGGAAAAGCGCGAGTTTAA
- a CDS encoding RluA family pseudouridine synthase translates to MEKREFNVEEEASSMRLDIFLTHKLSGSVSRNTVKKLISQGHVFLNSKVRKPSCKLNYQDKVCVEIPQKEKSCLEAYYMPLNIIYEDDSLLVVDKPTGLSVHPGAGNRNRTLVNVLLSYTQRLSDVDPKRPGIVHRLDKDTSGLLIIARNNQVHLNLTRQFKDRSVKKTYLAIVEGKVQFDEGLVDAPVGPDPRRRKFMKVNFAHKRQAQTTYKVLKRLRNFSVVELSPITGRTHQLRVHMKYLGHPILGDEKYSGRFKFSRLALHAKFIRLRHPETGKIMEFSSSIPREISEFIKQQEKI, encoded by the coding sequence ATGGAAAAGCGCGAGTTTAACGTAGAAGAAGAGGCCTCTAGTATGCGTCTGGACATCTTCTTGACGCATAAGCTATCGGGATCTGTTTCTCGCAATACAGTAAAAAAGCTTATTAGCCAAGGCCATGTTTTCCTAAACTCTAAAGTTAGGAAACCATCTTGTAAGTTAAATTATCAGGATAAGGTTTGCGTTGAAATACCGCAAAAAGAGAAGTCTTGTTTAGAGGCATATTATATGCCTCTAAACATTATCTATGAGGATGATTCTTTATTGGTTGTTGATAAGCCAACAGGATTGAGTGTTCATCCCGGAGCGGGAAATCGCAACCGCACCTTGGTCAACGTCCTGCTTTCCTATACCCAGAGGCTTTCTGATGTTGATCCCAAACGGCCAGGCATTGTGCATAGGTTGGATAAGGACACCTCAGGGCTGTTAATTATTGCCAGGAATAATCAAGTCCATCTTAATTTGACACGCCAGTTTAAAGACCGCAGCGTAAAAAAAACCTACCTTGCCATTGTCGAAGGCAAGGTCCAGTTTGATGAGGGATTAGTCGATGCACCTGTTGGGCCTGATCCACGCAGGCGTAAATTTATGAAAGTTAATTTTGCTCATAAGCGCCAGGCACAGACAACATATAAAGTGCTTAAACGCCTGCGAAATTTTAGCGTAGTTGAATTGTCTCCGATTACTGGCCGGACGCATCAGTTGAGAGTGCATATGAAATATCTCGGACATCCAATCTTGGGTGATGAAAAATATTCTGGCCGTTTTAAATTTAGTCGCCTCGCACTTCATGCAAAATTTATAAGATTACGCCACCCAGAAACAGGCAAGATAATGGAATTTAGCTCTTCCATTCCAAGAGAGATCTCAGAATTTATAAAACAGCAGGAGAAAATTTAA
- the lspA gene encoding signal peptidase II, translating to MFFLSTFLIVLFDFLSKRLILNRLYFGESIPLIQGVFHISLVANRGSAFGLFKNLSSFFTVFSIIAVLVVGYLFLTSRQTSKIYHLSLSLILGGALGNLIDRISLGFVVDFLDFRIWPVFNLADSAITIGVGLLILQLLHKKK from the coding sequence ATATTTTTTCTTTCTACCTTCCTTATTGTCCTCTTTGATTTTTTATCCAAGAGACTAATCTTAAATAGACTGTATTTTGGCGAGAGCATTCCTTTGATTCAGGGAGTTTTTCATATTAGCCTCGTAGCGAATCGCGGCAGCGCATTTGGGCTATTCAAGAATCTATCCAGTTTCTTTACTGTATTTTCGATTATCGCAGTCTTGGTAGTTGGCTATTTATTTTTAACATCTAGGCAGACATCGAAGATATATCATCTTTCTCTTTCCTTGATTCTGGGCGGCGCCTTAGGTAATTTGATTGATAGGATCAGCCTTGGTTTTGTTGTCGACTTCCTGGATTTTAGAATCTGGCCGGTATTTAATCTTGCTGATAGTGCAATAACTATCGGAGTCGGATTGTTAATCCTCCAGTTATTACATAAAAAGAAGTAA